A single window of Candoia aspera isolate rCanAsp1 chromosome 3, rCanAsp1.hap2, whole genome shotgun sequence DNA harbors:
- the AAR2 gene encoding protein AAR2 homolog, with protein sequence MAEMQMDQALAKRLFFEGATVIILKMPEGTEFGIDYNSWQVGPKFCGVKMIPPGIHFFHYSSVDKNNRKESGPRTGFFLNLQQRDLQILHWDNLREEVDLTPASENESEAMRANLKEMDKFLGPYPYNTLKKWVSLTNFINEFVMQKLQPENGQICAFSEVLPVLPGKYTKDRIEQKLPQYDTECKSYAEGLARLPKMQLKPGTEIRFTEIPKQMYPEGATPEEVTRHSMDLSYALETVINKHYASNSQDVLGELQFAFICFLIGNVYDAFEHWKKLLNLLCRSEDAIVKHQTLFSNLISVLYHQLSEIPADFFVDIVSQDNFLTNTLQVFFSYTCSPTVDRILRKKAEKFKAHLTKKFKWDFEMEPEDCAPVVVELPEGTFVD encoded by the exons ATGGCAGAAATGCAGATGGACCAAGCTTTGGCCAAGCGACTTTTTTTTGAAGGTGCCACAGTTATAATTTTGAAAATGCCAGAAGGAACTGAGTTTGGCATTGACTACAACAGTTGGCAAGTTGGCCCCAAGTTCTGTGGAGTCAAGATGATACCACCAggcattcatttttttcattacagCTCTGTTGATAAAAACAATAGGAAGGAAAGTGGTCCTCGTACTGGTTTCTTCTTAAACTTGCAACAACGTGATTTACAAATACTGCACTGGGACAACCTCAGAGAAGAAGTAGACCTCACCCCAGCTTCTGAAAATGAGTCTGAAGCCATGAGAGCCAATCTCAAGGAGATGGACAAATTTCTGGGTCCCTACCCATATAACACCCTTAAAAAATGGGTCTCTCTCACTAATTTTATTAATGAATTTGTAATGCAAAAGTTGCAGCCTGAAAATGGACAGATATGTGCCTTTTCTGAAGTGCTGCCTGTTCTGCCTGGAAAATATACTAAAGATCGAATTGAACAGAAACTACCCCAGTATGACACAGAATGCAAAAGCTATGCAGAAGGACTGGCCCGGCTTCCTAAAATGCAACTGAAGCCTGGCACTGAGATCAGATTCACAGAAATACCTAAACAAATGTATCCTGAAGGTGCCACACCTGAGGAAGTTACCAGGCACAGCATGGATCTCAGCTATGCTTTAGAAACAGTGATTAATAAACACTATGCTAGCAATTCCCAGGATGTGCTTG GGGAGCTACAGTTTGCCTTCATCTGCTTCCTGATTGGGAATGTATATGATGCGTTTGAGCACTGGAAAAAACTCCTGAATCTCTTGTGCAGGTCAGAGGATGCCATAGTGAAACATCAAACCTTGTTCAGCAACCTCATTTCTGTCCTGTATCATCAGCTCAGTGAAATCCCAGCTGATTTCTTTGTGGACATAGTCTCCCAAGACAACTTTTTAACAAACACTTTGCAG GTGTTCTTCTCTTACACTTGTAGCCCAACTGTTGATAGAATTCTgaggaagaaagcagaaaaatttAAAGCTCATCTAACAAAGAAATTCAAGTGGGACTTTGAGATGGAACCCGAGGACTGTGCCCCCGTCGTTGTAGAGCTACCAGAAGGAACATTTGTGGACTGA